Genomic window (Marinitoga hydrogenitolerans DSM 16785):
TGTCTGGCGGAAATCCAAAAAGTTCGTTGAAATATTATAAAAATATTATTGATGATTCAGATATTTTAATTGCTGTAGATAAGGGAATCGAATTGTTTAAAACTATTGATATTGAGCCTGATTATTTAATTGGAGATTTGGATTCTGCATCACAAGAATCCATAGAATGGGCTGAATCAAATGGTGTTGAAATTATTAAATATAGACCCGAAAAAGATTTCACTGATATAGACTTAGCTGTTGAATTTGCTTTAGAAAAAAAGGCAAATAAAATTATTATATCTGGATTTCTAGGAAACAGGTTAGATCACATTTGGGGTGCAATTGTTTTATTAAATAAATTTAACGCAAATATTTTTTTTGAAGAAGAGTTTTTGGAAATATCTAAAATTCCCAAAAATTTCGAAAAAGTTGTAGAAATTGGTGAAACATGGTCAATTCTTTCATTAACAGAAAAAACTGAAGGAATTTACCTCGAAGGATTTAAATACCCTTTAAAAAATGGAGCATTATTTTTTAATAATCCAATTGGTATTAGTAATGAAACTATTAATGATAAAATAGAAATTTCTTATACTAAAGGGTGCTTAATATACTTTAGATGGAAGAAGAATAATCAGAGAAAATGAGCAAAAATTTCATTTTTGCTCATTTTTTTAAGAATTACAAATTTTATTTCTTCCATCTTTTTTAGCTCTATACATTAAACAATCTACTTTCTTTACTATTTCTGAAAATGTGGTATTTTGGTCATAACTGGTTATTCCAAAACTACATGTAATTCTATTATTAATTCCAAAATCTGTTTTATAGATTGTTTTTCTTAATTCTTCTGCTAAAACTTTTGCCTCTTTTAACTTTGTATGGGGTAATATTATAGCAAATTCATCACCACCCCATCTAAAAAATATATCTGTTTTTCGTATTCTACTTTTTATTAATTCAACAAGTTTTTTTAAAATTTCATCTCCAACTTTGTGTCCATAATTATCATTTATCATTTTAAAATTATCTATATCAAATAGCATCAAAGAAAAAATATTTTTTGTTCTTTTAGCTCTTTCTATTTCTTCTTTTAACCTAATTTCAAAATATCTTCTATTATAAATACCTGTCAAATGGTCAGTTATAGAGAGTATTTTATTTTGCTCTAACATATAACTATTTGAAATCATCAAACCATATATATTAGAGCTATTAAGCATGAAGTTCAAGTATCTATCGAAATATTGTGGAAATAAAAAACCTTCACACTTTATATAACCAAAAATCTTTTTTCCATACTCTAATTTAACAATAAATCCTTTGTTTTTTCTTATTATTTCGTATTTTTCTCCTGACAAAATATCTTCTCCATCATATTCAATATATTGAATATTTTTTGGAGCAAAAAATATTTTCACTTGATTTATAATACCATTAATAATCATTTCTTTAGATTCTAATTCTGAAAAGTCTTTTATCATATTTAAAACGGCTATATAATTACTTTTTTCAATATCCAACGCTTTTATTTCTTCTTCTTTTTTCTTAATTTCATTTTCTAATATAAAGTCATTTAAAATTTTTGAAACTAATATTTCCAAATAATCTAGTTCTATTTCTTCAATAAAATATGGTAATAAAATATAATCGGAAAATGCTTTTAATTTCTCTTCAATTTTATTGCTAGTTTTAGTGTCAAAGAGAATTATTTTTTTAAATGATTCTTTATAAAATCTTTGGGCTGTTTTTCTGTCAAAACCATATGATAAAATATTTTCTTTCCATTTTTCCACCCACCATGGAGTTATAATATATGCTCTTTCTTTTAAATGTTTATCTACTTTATTTTTGCTAAAAATATATAAACAATTATCCAAATTATAAAATTTTACGTCTTTTTTTACATTTTCTGGTAATTCTTTTTGCAACTCACAAAACCTTCCACATATACAAATAGAATTCTTTATGTTTTCTAAATTTCCCTTGATAAATTTTGATTTTTTTATTTTTTGATGATAGGTACAGTAAGATGGAAAAGAAAAAACTTCTATATTGTATTTTAAGTTCTCCTTAATCATCTCAAATTCTTTTTTAAAACTTTCACATACGTATAATTTTATTTTGTCTTCCATAAAATTCAATCCTTTTTTAAGGGATATTTCCCATATTTTTTTACAACTTCTGCAATTGAAAGAAGAACATTTTCATCAACTTCCCACGGAATATCACCATGGTTATCAGAAAGGATAAGCCCTCCACCTTCTGCACCTTCAAATATTATTTTTTTAACATTTCTTTCAACATCTGAATAATTCCATTTTCTCATAGAAATACCGTCAAGATTACCAATCAAACTCATTTTTCCATATGTCTTGTTTTTCAGATTCTTTATATTATCATTTTTACTTATTCCCAATGCTAATGCTTTAGTTTTTAATAGTTCTTCAACAATACCTTCTGTTTTCGCAGAAGCAAGATGGATTGCAGCAGGACCATTTATTAAATTTAATGTTTTTTGAGCTATTTTATATCCTGTTTTTAATATTATATCTTTAGGAAGCATTTCTGTTGAAAGCATAGGATCAAAGTAAACTATCATATCTGCACCTGCTTTTAATTGCATATTAGCCCAAGAGATCGAAAATTTTATATTCTTATTTATCAAATTCCAAAAATAGTCAGGATAAAAATAGATTAATTCTATATACTTATCAAATCCCAATTGCATTATAGGCAACGAAAATGGAGAAATAATAACTCCAATAATAGGGACATCATCAGAACTTTTTTCTTTTAATTTTTTTTGCAATTCAAAAACTTGTTCTAATGGTTTTGAATATTTAACATTAGGAATTTCTAAGCTATTTATATGCTCAAAATTTTTTATAATAGGTTCTGCTGCATTTGGTGGACCGTTTTCTATA
Coding sequences:
- a CDS encoding thiamine diphosphokinase codes for the protein MQTFIVSGGNPKSSLKYYKNIIDDSDILIAVDKGIELFKTIDIEPDYLIGDLDSASQESIEWAESNGVEIIKYRPEKDFTDIDLAVEFALEKKANKIIISGFLGNRLDHIWGAIVLLNKFNANIFFEEEFLEISKIPKNFEKVVEIGETWSILSLTEKTEGIYLEGFKYPLKNGALFFNNPIGISNETINDKIEISYTKGCLIYFRWKKNNQRK
- a CDS encoding diguanylate cyclase, giving the protein MEDKIKLYVCESFKKEFEMIKENLKYNIEVFSFPSYCTYHQKIKKSKFIKGNLENIKNSICICGRFCELQKELPENVKKDVKFYNLDNCLYIFSKNKVDKHLKERAYIITPWWVEKWKENILSYGFDRKTAQRFYKESFKKIILFDTKTSNKIEEKLKAFSDYILLPYFIEEIELDYLEILVSKILNDFILENEIKKKEEEIKALDIEKSNYIAVLNMIKDFSELESKEMIINGIINQVKIFFAPKNIQYIEYDGEDILSGEKYEIIRKNKGFIVKLEYGKKIFGYIKCEGFLFPQYFDRYLNFMLNSSNIYGLMISNSYMLEQNKILSITDHLTGIYNRRYFEIRLKEEIERAKRTKNIFSLMLFDIDNFKMINDNYGHKVGDEILKKLVELIKSRIRKTDIFFRWGGDEFAIILPHTKLKEAKVLAEELRKTIYKTDFGINNRITCSFGITSYDQNTTFSEIVKKVDCLMYRAKKDGRNKICNS
- a CDS encoding uroporphyrinogen decarboxylase family protein, with the protein product MMKEMTSKERTYISISFKEPDRVPLFLCFSYYGAKELGMSVKEYFSNYENIVIAQMKMREKYNNDCYCTFFYASLEIESFGGRTIFIENGPPNAAEPIIKNFEHINSLEIPNVKYSKPLEQVFELQKKLKEKSSDDVPIIGVIISPFSLPIMQLGFDKYIELIYFYPDYFWNLINKNIKFSISWANMQLKAGADMIVYFDPMLSTEMLPKDIILKTGYKIAQKTLNLINGPAAIHLASAKTEGIVEELLKTKALALGISKNDNIKNLKNKTYGKMSLIGNLDGISMRKWNYSDVERNVKKIIFEGAEGGGLILSDNHGDIPWEVDENVLLSIAEVVKKYGKYPLKKD